Below is a window of Sulfurimonas sp. DNA.
TGATTTAATCAGAGACTTCAATTGGCACCATTTTACTATTTAAATTTTCAAGTGTGTAAAAATATGACAAAATGTCATATAAAAGGTTAGATTTCTTAGAGGAGATTACTAGGCTTTAGAGAGCTTTTTCTCTTTTTGTACTCTTTTATACTCTTTTTCAAACTTTTTTCTGCGAGAGTATGAGAGTTTATCTATAAATAAAATCCCGTTTAAATGATCTATCTCATGCTGAATAGCAATACTTAGCAGACCTTCCGCCGATAGAGTCTGAACACTCCCCTCCCTATCATGATAATGAACGGTTATCTTTTCATGTCTATCTATATCCTCATAAAAACTAGGTACGCTTAAACATCCCTCTTGATAAACTGTCTCTCCGCTTGTTTGAACAATAGTCGGATTAATCATCTCTATCAAATTATCTACCGGCTGAGTATCATTTTCATCGGGAATATTTAGAATTAGGACTTGCTTTGCATGCCCGACTTGTATTGCCGCAAGACCTATACCGTTTGATTTGACCATTACTTCATTCATTGCATCCAACAACCTATGCAACTCATTATCAAACCTATCAACTGCTTTTGATTTCTCTTTTAACCTTCTATCAGGATACTCTACTATAGTTAACTTCATCTTTTTATATGTTTCTGCTTTTAAATATTTCTTAATAAAACTGCAAAGTCTAAATTAGGATTTTCATAAGCTTTTTCAATTCCATTCATAGAACTCACTATAATCTCTTCTACGGAGTGGTTTTCGGTGATGTCCGTAATTCCGATAGAGATTTTAAGCTGAATTTCACGATCTGCCAGAAAGAAGTTGCTATTTGAAACTAAATCGCAAAGTCTTTCACTTGCTCTTTTTGCATTTTCGATATCCGTATGCTTAAGAAGCATAGCAAAGATACCGTTTCCGTAATGAGCGACTATATCGCTTCTTCTGGAAGTTTTAAGCAGAAGCCTTGCTATCGTTCTTGTCATCAACATAACAGCTTTTTCATTATTTACATTTTTTCTAAGTTCTCGTGATAGTTCAATCATGATAAGAGAACTTTTATGCTTGAACTTGCTTATAAGCTCTATCTCTTGCTCAATTTTGGTCATCAGGTATCGCTTATTGTAAACACCGTATTGATTATCAAATATAGTTTCATTTTCAACATTTTTTATAATCTTTGCAGTCTCGTCATACATGCTCTTCATACTGCTGCTCTGTGTTCTCAGTATAGAGCTTAGTTTTAAAATATCAGACTCTAAAGATGCTGCTACGCCTCTTGCTCCTTGAGTATCGGAACTCGCTTCAAGTTCTTGTTTTCTTTTCTCAAGTATTTTTGTCATAAGAGACATATTTTTATATAGATTTGCAGTGACGCCGAGAATATTTTTTATCGATGAAAAGCCCTGTTTCAAACTCTGCTCAAGCATAATGCTGTGTTCATCTTCGTTGTTCTCTTCATATTCAAGAATAGATACGATATGATTGCGGGTATTTTGACTTTTGTCTTCTAAAAGTCTGTCAAAATAGAGAGAGAAGTTATTTGGAGTCGGAGGCAAACCATCCTTCATTAAGGCACTTAAAACCTCTTTTGAATAAGCGTCCAACTCACTCTCCGGCTCAGTTTCAACCACTTTGTCTCTTACTGCACTAGTAGGTGTTGTATCCGTTACGCTATGGCGCATTTTACTCTTTAAAGCCCCCGACATATCAACCCCCCCCTATACTACTTATTCTTTACTTTTTTTTAATAACACTTCGTCAATCATACCATATTCTTTTGACTCTTGTGCGCTCATAAAGTTATCTCTATCCGTATCTTTTTCAACTTTTTTTACATTCTGACCCGTGTTTTTTGCCAAGATATAATTCAACTCCTCTTTCATACGAAGAATCTCTTTGGCTTGAATAGCTATATCCGTCGCCTGACCTCTTGCACCGCCCAAAGGCTGATGAATCATAATTCTGGCATGCGGAAGAGCGTATCTTTTACCCTTTGTTCCGCTAGAGAGCAAAAATGCCCCCATTGATGCGGCTTGACCGATACATATAGTAGCTACATCGGGACGGATATAGTTCATAGTATCAAATATCGCCATTCCGGCAGTAACTACACCGCCGGGAGAGTTTATGTAGAAGTAGATATCCTTTTCCGGATCTTCTGCTTCTAAAAAAAGCATCTGCGCCACTATAGAAGAGGCAACGGAATCGTTAACCTCTCCGCTTAGCATAATGATTCTATCTTTT
It encodes the following:
- the def gene encoding peptide deformylase, encoding MKLTIVEYPDRRLKEKSKAVDRFDNELHRLLDAMNEVMVKSNGIGLAAIQVGHAKQVLILNIPDENDTQPVDNLIEMINPTIVQTSGETVYQEGCLSVPSFYEDIDRHEKITVHYHDREGSVQTLSAEGLLSIAIQHEIDHLNGILFIDKLSYSRRKKFEKEYKRVQKEKKLSKA
- a CDS encoding GGDEF domain-containing protein, with protein sequence MSGALKSKMRHSVTDTTPTSAVRDKVVETEPESELDAYSKEVLSALMKDGLPPTPNNFSLYFDRLLEDKSQNTRNHIVSILEYEENNEDEHSIMLEQSLKQGFSSIKNILGVTANLYKNMSLMTKILEKRKQELEASSDTQGARGVAASLESDILKLSSILRTQSSSMKSMYDETAKIIKNVENETIFDNQYGVYNKRYLMTKIEQEIELISKFKHKSSLIMIELSRELRKNVNNEKAVMLMTRTIARLLLKTSRRSDIVAHYGNGIFAMLLKHTDIENAKRASERLCDLVSNSNFFLADREIQLKISIGITDITENHSVEEIIVSSMNGIEKAYENPNLDFAVLLRNI
- the clpP gene encoding ATP-dependent Clp endopeptidase proteolytic subunit ClpP; translated protein: MSYIPYVVEKTARGERSYDIYSRLLKDRIIMLSGEVNDSVASSIVAQMLFLEAEDPEKDIYFYINSPGGVVTAGMAIFDTMNYIRPDVATICIGQAASMGAFLLSSGTKGKRYALPHARIMIHQPLGGARGQATDIAIQAKEILRMKEELNYILAKNTGQNVKKVEKDTDRDNFMSAQESKEYGMIDEVLLKKSKE